The Candidatus Eisenbacteria bacterium genome has a window encoding:
- the rpmJ gene encoding 50S ribosomal protein L36, protein MKVRASVKPICRKCKIIRRHGVVRVLCENPRHKQRQG, encoded by the coding sequence ATGAAAGTACGTGCATCGGTGAAGCCCATTTGTCGGAAGTGCAAGATCATCCGCCGGCACGGCGTCGTACGGGTGCTGTGCGAAAACCCGCGCCACAAGCAGCGCCAGGGCTGA
- the rpsK gene encoding 30S ribosomal protein S11: MAKEPEGGAAKGAAPDATASARRRKAKRVVVEGVLHIHSTFNNTIVTVTDQQGNVLVWSSAGQCGFKGSRKGTPFAAQVAAEAAARKAAELGMRHLQVYVKGPGAGRESALRSLQAAGFTVSIIKDVTPIPHNGCRPPKRRRV; the protein is encoded by the coding sequence ATGGCCAAAGAGCCCGAGGGAGGCGCCGCCAAGGGCGCCGCGCCGGATGCCACCGCCTCCGCGCGACGGCGCAAGGCGAAGCGCGTCGTCGTGGAAGGCGTCCTGCACATCCACTCGACGTTCAACAACACCATCGTCACCGTCACCGACCAGCAGGGCAACGTGCTCGTGTGGTCGAGCGCGGGCCAGTGCGGATTCAAGGGGTCGCGCAAGGGCACGCCGTTCGCGGCGCAGGTGGCGGCCGAAGCCGCCGCACGCAAGGCGGCCGAGCTCGGCATGCGCCACCTTCAGGTCTACGTGAAGGGCCCGGGGGCGGGGCGCGAGTCGGCTCTCCGCAGCCTGCAGGCCGCGGGGTTCACCGTGAGCATCATCAAGGACGTGACCCCCATCCCCCACAACGGCTGCCGGCCCCCCAAGCGCCGGCGAGTCTGA
- the rpsD gene encoding 30S ribosomal protein S4: MARYTGAVCRQCRREGLKLFLKGERCYTDKCAIERRNYPPGQHGQARPKFSEYSIQLREKQKLRRIYGVLEGQFRRYFHMADRARGVTGETLLQLLERRLDNMVYRMGFSTSRAEGRQLVRHGHFTVNGRKVDVPSYLVKPGDVVAVREKSRQVARIQEALELATRRGIPDWLEVTADQFAGRVKGLPSRSDLTMPINEKLVVELYSK; this comes from the coding sequence GTGGCACGATACACCGGAGCCGTCTGTCGCCAGTGTCGCCGGGAGGGGCTGAAGCTCTTCTTGAAGGGCGAGCGCTGCTACACCGACAAGTGCGCGATCGAGCGCCGCAACTACCCACCCGGGCAGCACGGGCAGGCGCGCCCGAAGTTCTCCGAGTATTCGATCCAGCTGCGCGAGAAGCAGAAGCTCCGCCGGATCTACGGCGTGCTCGAGGGGCAGTTCCGTCGCTATTTCCACATGGCGGACCGCGCCAGGGGCGTGACCGGCGAGACGCTGCTCCAGCTCCTCGAGCGGCGCCTCGACAACATGGTGTACCGGATGGGCTTCTCGACCTCGCGCGCGGAGGGTCGCCAGCTCGTGCGGCACGGCCACTTCACGGTGAACGGCCGCAAGGTCGACGTGCCCTCGTACCTGGTGAAGCCCGGCGACGTGGTCGCGGTGCGCGAGAAGAGCCGGCAGGTGGCCCGCATCCAGGAGGCGCTCGAGCTCGCCACGCGCCGCGGGATCCCGGATTGGCTCGAGGTGACGGCCGATCAGTTCGCGGGACGCGTGAAGGGGCTTCCGTCCCGGTCCGATCTCACCATGCCCATCAACGAGAAGCTGGTCGTCGAGCTCTATTCGAAGTAA
- the rpsM gene encoding 30S ribosomal protein S13, with protein sequence MARIAGVDLPRNKRMEIALTYIYGIGRSAALTICTGAEVDPGRRTDDLTDDEVNRIRREIDTNFKVEGDLRREVTQHIKRLVDLGCYRGLRHRKNLPVRGQRTHTNARTRKGPRKTVAGKKMAPPKG encoded by the coding sequence ATGGCACGCATCGCCGGAGTCGACCTGCCGCGCAACAAGCGGATGGAGATCGCGCTCACGTACATCTACGGAATCGGCCGCTCGGCGGCGCTCACGATCTGCACCGGGGCCGAAGTCGATCCCGGGCGCCGGACCGACGATCTCACCGACGACGAGGTGAACCGGATCCGCCGCGAGATCGACACGAACTTCAAGGTCGAGGGCGATCTGCGCCGCGAGGTCACGCAGCACATCAAGCGGCTCGTCGACCTCGGCTGCTACCGCGGTTTGCGGCATCGCAAGAACCTGCCCGTGCGCGGGCAGCGCACGCACACGAACGCGCGCACCCGCAAGGGTCCGCGCAAGACGGTCGCCGGCAAGAAGATGGCGCCGCCGAAGGGCTGA